Proteins from a genomic interval of bacterium:
- a CDS encoding IS4 family transposase, producing the protein VAIIKKRLNLNLSLYTILQILSITLFEKVPVLQLLTNDNDETQNGESPNQLLLFDL; encoded by the coding sequence TGTTGCAATTATCAAAAAACGTCTCAACTTGAATCTCAGCCTCTACACTATTCTACAGATTTTAAGTATAACCTTATTTGAGAAAGTTCCTGTTTTACAGCTACTTACAAATGATAATGATGAAACTCAAAACGGTGAATCTCCTAACCAATTGTTGTTGTTTGACTTATAA